Sequence from the Streptomyces peucetius genome:
CCTCCGGCCTGACGGCCTGGTGTGGTCATGGTCCGTTCCAGCCAGTGGCGTCCCTGATGGAGGCGTTGGTGATCCATTGCAGCCACAATGTTGCGGCGGCACACAGTGCAATGGCCGAGCCTTCGGGAGTGGTGGGGGTCAGGGGGTGCGCGAGGAGCTTGGTTAGGGCTTCGGTCAGATAGGTCTTTGATCATCTGCGCGGATGTTTCCTCAGGTCGCGTCACGTGATCGTGGCCGTCGTAGGAACTCCGCAGGAATGGGGAGGAATGCATGTTTGACAGAGTCTCCGCCTGGCGAGCGGCGACCTCGGTCGTGGCGACAGCCACGGCAGGAGTGCTGATCGCCGGGCTGGTGACCGGACAGGCCGCCGCCGTACAGCCGGCTTTGCTCCTGTCCACATCAACCACCGTACGCTCGGCAACCGACAGCGCAGCACCAGTGCCGTCAGCCGGAATCGGCGACCGGAAGCCCGCCCGGCTGCCGGCGATGCCAGCGACGCCCCAGCGTTCAAAGCCGGTGTGGCCGACGGCCGGCACGGCGACCGTTAGTGTGTCGGACTCGGCCCGCCGGGCCGGGACTCTGCCGGTCACCTTGGCCCGCCCAGCACCTCAAGGGCGCGCGAGCACGGATGCCGCACCGGAGCGGGCCGGGGCCCAGCGGGTTGAGGTCGAAATGTTGCCCCGCGCGAAAGCGGAGCAGGCCGGGCTTCGGGGCGTGCTGTTCGCGCTGCGCGAAGCTGGTGAGGAGGACGGGGCGAGCCAGGCGGCGGCAGTGCCACGCTCTGCCGATGTCCCCGGCCGGGTGGCGGTGACGGTCGACTACGCCGGCTTCCGCTCCGCGTACGGCGGCGGTTTTGCCTCGCGTCTCGGGTTGGTGCGGTACCCGGCGTGCATCCTCGACCGTCCCAAGGACTCCGAGTGTGCCGAGGGAACGCCGGTCGCGTCGCGCAACGACCTGAAGGCAGGCCAGGTGACCTCCTCCGATGTGGAGGTCGCGCCGGCCGGGGCCCCGACCGCGGAACGCACTGCCTTCGTCTACGCGCTGGAGGCGAGCGCATCCGGCTCCTCCGGCTCGTACAAGGCGACCGATCTGCTGAACTCGGCAGACTGGTCAGTGAGCGGAAACTCCGGAGCCTTCACGTACACCTATCCGCTGTCCGCGCCTCCGGCGCCGGGCGGGGACCCGCTGAAGCTGGCACTGCACTACAACTCGCAGTCCGTGGACGGCCGTACCTCGGCTCAGAACGCCCAGCCGTCCTGGGTGGGCCAGGGATGGGACATCGCGCCGGGCTTCATCGAACGCCGCTACCACTCCTGCACGAGCGACGGGCAAAGCTCCGCTGACCTGTGCTGGAAGGACTACGACCAGGTTGCGATCAGCCTGGGAGGACGCTCCACCCAGCTCATACCCCTGGACGCGGGCCGGACCAAATGGCGGCTGCGGGACGACCCGGGATGGTCGGTGACCCGGGAAACGGGCACCACCAACGGTGACAACGACGGCGAGTTCTGGTGGGTGAAAGCACCGGACGGGACCCAGTACCGGTTCGGCGGCGAGACCGACTTCGGCGGCGGAGACCTGAACTCCGCCTGGACCGTACCGGTCTACGGCGACGACTCCGGCGAGCCCTGCCACACCAGCACCTTCAGCGGCAGCTGGTGCAACCAGGCATGGCGCTGGAACCTGGACATGGTGGTCGACCCCAACAACAACATGACCGTGCTCCACTGGGGAGAAGCCGTCGACGGCTACGGGAGGAACGGCTCCACCACCCGCACGGACTACGTACGGGGAGGCTGGCTCAACGCCGTGGAGTACGGACGGAAGTGGGGCGACAGCCCCACCACCACCCCGGCCACCGGCAAGCTCGCCTTCACGACCGACTTCCGGTGCACGGAGAACACAACCTGCCCATCGATCGAAAACAACCCCGGCTCCTACCCAGACGTGCCGACCGACCTCATCTGCTGGCGCGAGCCCTGTACTGAGCACGCGCCGACATTCTTCAGCACGATCCGACTGAAGCACATCACCCTGACCTCCGGCGGCAGGGCCATCGCCAAGTGGGAGCTCGGCAAACAGTTCCCCGCACCCGGCGACGGCAGCGACCCCTCACTGTGGCTAAGCAAGATCCAGCGCTACGGCAGCAGCGACGGCGGCGCGACCTGGCAGGCCACGCCGGCCCTCTCCACCTACGGCACCGCACTGGACAACCGGATGGACTACAACACGTCCGCCGGTGTGCTGCCCATGAAGATGTACCGGATCACCAAGCTCCAGACCGAACTGGGCGGCCTCATCGAGGTCGCCTACACCCGGCCGAACCCGTGCACCTCCGTGCCGTCGAACGCCGCGACCAACACCAAGGACTGCTTCCCGCAGTACCACGTGCCTGAGTCCGGCCCCGCGGGATGGGGCTGGTTCCACAAGTACCTGGTGGACAAGGTCACCGTCCGCGACCCGCACACAAGCTCACCGGACCAGGTCACCGACTACGTCTACTACGGAACCCCGGCCTGGCACCACGACGAGTTCTCCCTCGCGCCCGCGAGCGCCCAGTCCTGGTCCCAGTGGCGAGGCTACCCGCAGGTCACAGTGGTCAAGGGCAGCGGCTCCACCCGCACCACCACCTCCTCCACCTACTTCCGAGGCATGCACGGCGACAGCGACGGCTCCGGCGGAACGAAAACCGTGAAAGTCACCGACTCCGAAGGCAACGCCCTCTACGACCATATCTACCTGACCGGCCGCGTCCGGGAGACCACCACCTGGGGGCTGGACACCAACAACGCCCCCACCGTCCCGCTGACCAAGGACTTCTCCACATACACCGGTCCGCGCACCATCGACCACGCCGGCGGTGACGCCAGAGACGCGATCATGCTCGCCGAGACCACCCACGAGACCTGGGCGAAGACCTCCACAGGTGGGCGGTGGACCAAGACCGTACGGGCCTTCGACGACACGTACAACCAGCTGACCAGCGAGTACGAGTACGGTGACATGGCGGTCACCGGCGACGAGCGGTGCACCACCACCGGCTACATCCACGGCGGCGCGGCCTACATGTACTACCCGTACCAGTCCGAGGTCCACGGCGGTGACTGTGCCGCCACAGTCGTCTCGCGCACCCAGACCTGGTACGACGGACACACCTCACTGACCACCGACCCGGTGACCGACGGCAACCCGACCCAGGTGCGCACCTTCACCAGCGACACCGCCTACGTGGACACCAAGGCCACATACGACACCTACGGACGTGCCCTCACCCAGACCGACGGGCGCGGCCACACCACGACCACGGCCTACAGCCCGGCGAAGGGCAACCCCACCACGGTCACCGTGACCAACCCCAAGGGGCACACGGTCACCACCAGCATGGACCCGGCCTTCGCCGTCCCCACCAAGGTGACGGACGCCAACGGCAGGGTCACCACCAGCGGTTACGATGAGTTCGGTCGGCTTACCACCGTGCGGCTCCCCGGCACCGCCGCAAGCGATGCCGCCGACTGGGTCTTCACCTACCAGGTGAACCAGGGCGCGCCCAGCCGGATCTCGACCAGCCGCATCACCGACCGGGCCACTGGCACGTACATACCGGAGTACACCTTCCTGGACGGACTCGGCCGGACCACCGAGACGCAGACCCTTTCCCCGTCCGGCTCCGGGCGGATCGTCACACAGACCCGCTACGACAACCAGGGACGCACGGCCGCGGTCACCGCGCCGATGCACATGGCCGGCACGGCCGGATCGACACTCGCTGTCCCGGTGGTGTCGGAGATCCACTCCGAGACCCGCACCGGCTACGACACGCTCGGCCGGACCATCGAAACCGCGCTATGGTCCGGAGGCGTCAAGAAGCACGCCACCACCACGGCCTGGTACGCCGACCTGTCCACGGTCAACCCTCCGGTCGGTCAACCCACGACCTACCACCTGGACGCGCTCGGCCGCACCGCCAAAGTCGTGGAAACGCTCGACTCCGGCACGGCCACGACCACCTACGGCTACGACCGACAGGACCGCCTCACCCGCATCACCGACGCGAAAGGCAACATCACCGACTACACCTATGACTGGCTCGGCCGCCGCCTGACCGGCGACGACCCGGACACGGGCCTGACCACCACTGCGTACGACGGCAACGGCAACCCCACCAAGTCCACCGACGCCCGCGGCCAGACCGTAGTCTCGGCATACGACGAGCTGAACCGGCGCACCCAGCTTCGCAAGGACTCCGCCACCGGTACCCTGCTCGCTGAATGGCTCTACGACCCCCTCGGCGACAAGGGCGCACTCGACCGGACGATCCGTCACACCAACGGCGGCGACTACGCAGTGGCCCACGTCTACGACACCGTCCGGGGCCAACTCGCCTCCACCACTTGGACGCTCCCGGCAGGCGAGGGCGCACTGGCTGGCGCGTACATCCAGACCTACGAGTACGACGACGCGGATCGCCTGAAGTCCACCACCTACCCGGCCGCCGGGGGGCTCCCCGCCGAGACGGTAACCCAGACCTACACCGCTCTCGGCCTGCCGGCCCGGCTCTCCTCACCCCTGAGCACATACGTAGACGGCACCGGCTTCGCCGCCGACGGCAAGCTCACCAGCCGCACCCTCGGCTCGAGCAGCGGCACCCACCGCGTCGACCGCAGCTACGCCTACGACCCGGCGACGCTCAAGGTCACCAACGTCAAGGCCACCCTCGGAGCCGCCGCCACGGTGATCCAGGACGACACCTACAGCCACGACGCCATCGGCAACGTCCTGCGGATCACCGACAACAGCCCCTCGGGCGCCGGCCAGTCCCAGTGCTACGACCACGACGGACGCAACCGTCTCCTCTCCGCCTGGACCACCCCGATCAGCACCTGCTCCGCCGCCACGAGAGTCGGATGGAACGCACCGCCGGGACCGGCCCGATACCGACAGGACTTCACGTACGACACCATCGGCAACATCACGTCCCGGGCCGACAACGGCGGCACCGCCACAGCGTACGGATACCCGGCCTCCGGCCCCACGTCGGTCCGCCCACACGCCGTCACATCCGTCGGTGGCGACAGCTACGGCTACGACGCGGCAGGCAACATGACCAGCCGCACTGTCGCCGGTGCTGCCTCCACCTACACCTGGGACGAGACCGGACAGCTCGTCAAGGCCATCGTCGATGGCCAGAGCACCGACTTCGTCTACGACGCCGACGGCAACCGGCTCATCCGCCGAACCCCCGACGGCGACCGCACCGCCTACATCGCCGGCACCGAGGTCACCGCGGACGCCGCAGGGCCGGTCACCGCGCGCCGCTACTACACCAGCGGCGGCACGACGGTCGCGATCCGCACCACGGACGGCGGCGACGGCACCGTGCACTGGCTACTCGGCGACACCCAGGGCTCCGCGCACCTCGCGGTCAACGCCGACACCGGCACCGTCTCGCGCCAGCGCTACCTGCCGTTCGGTGCACACCGCGGCACCCCCGACGCCCTGGGATCGACCACCGACCGCGGCTTCCTCGGCAAGACCGAGGACGACAGCACCGGCCTGGTCCACCTCGGCGCCCGCTTCTACGACCCGACCATCGGGCGGTTCCTCAGCCCCGACCCCGTCAACCGGCCCTACGAGCCGCACGGCCTCAACGCGTACACCTACAGCGCAAACAACCCCGCGACCTTCTCCGACCCGAACGGTCTCCGTGAGTGCCAGGACCGCTGCGCGCCGGGCGAGGACTGGGTTGGCGGCCCCAACGCCACTGTCCACC
This genomic interval carries:
- a CDS encoding RHS repeat domain-containing protein, with the protein product MLPRAKAEQAGLRGVLFALREAGEEDGASQAAAVPRSADVPGRVAVTVDYAGFRSAYGGGFASRLGLVRYPACILDRPKDSECAEGTPVASRNDLKAGQVTSSDVEVAPAGAPTAERTAFVYALEASASGSSGSYKATDLLNSADWSVSGNSGAFTYTYPLSAPPAPGGDPLKLALHYNSQSVDGRTSAQNAQPSWVGQGWDIAPGFIERRYHSCTSDGQSSADLCWKDYDQVAISLGGRSTQLIPLDAGRTKWRLRDDPGWSVTRETGTTNGDNDGEFWWVKAPDGTQYRFGGETDFGGGDLNSAWTVPVYGDDSGEPCHTSTFSGSWCNQAWRWNLDMVVDPNNNMTVLHWGEAVDGYGRNGSTTRTDYVRGGWLNAVEYGRKWGDSPTTTPATGKLAFTTDFRCTENTTCPSIENNPGSYPDVPTDLICWREPCTEHAPTFFSTIRLKHITLTSGGRAIAKWELGKQFPAPGDGSDPSLWLSKIQRYGSSDGGATWQATPALSTYGTALDNRMDYNTSAGVLPMKMYRITKLQTELGGLIEVAYTRPNPCTSVPSNAATNTKDCFPQYHVPESGPAGWGWFHKYLVDKVTVRDPHTSSPDQVTDYVYYGTPAWHHDEFSLAPASAQSWSQWRGYPQVTVVKGSGSTRTTTSSTYFRGMHGDSDGSGGTKTVKVTDSEGNALYDHIYLTGRVRETTTWGLDTNNAPTVPLTKDFSTYTGPRTIDHAGGDARDAIMLAETTHETWAKTSTGGRWTKTVRAFDDTYNQLTSEYEYGDMAVTGDERCTTTGYIHGGAAYMYYPYQSEVHGGDCAATVVSRTQTWYDGHTSLTTDPVTDGNPTQVRTFTSDTAYVDTKATYDTYGRALTQTDGRGHTTTTAYSPAKGNPTTVTVTNPKGHTVTTSMDPAFAVPTKVTDANGRVTTSGYDEFGRLTTVRLPGTAASDAADWVFTYQVNQGAPSRISTSRITDRATGTYIPEYTFLDGLGRTTETQTLSPSGSGRIVTQTRYDNQGRTAAVTAPMHMAGTAGSTLAVPVVSEIHSETRTGYDTLGRTIETALWSGGVKKHATTTAWYADLSTVNPPVGQPTTYHLDALGRTAKVVETLDSGTATTTYGYDRQDRLTRITDAKGNITDYTYDWLGRRLTGDDPDTGLTTTAYDGNGNPTKSTDARGQTVVSAYDELNRRTQLRKDSATGTLLAEWLYDPLGDKGALDRTIRHTNGGDYAVAHVYDTVRGQLASTTWTLPAGEGALAGAYIQTYEYDDADRLKSTTYPAAGGLPAETVTQTYTALGLPARLSSPLSTYVDGTGFAADGKLTSRTLGSSSGTHRVDRSYAYDPATLKVTNVKATLGAAATVIQDDTYSHDAIGNVLRITDNSPSGAGQSQCYDHDGRNRLLSAWTTPISTCSAATRVGWNAPPGPARYRQDFTYDTIGNITSRADNGGTATAYGYPASGPTSVRPHAVTSVGGDSYGYDAAGNMTSRTVAGAASTYTWDETGQLVKAIVDGQSTDFVYDADGNRLIRRTPDGDRTAYIAGTEVTADAAGPVTARRYYTSGGTTVAIRTTDGGDGTVHWLLGDTQGSAHLAVNADTGTVSRQRYLPFGAHRGTPDALGSTTDRGFLGKTEDDSTGLVHLGARFYDPTIGRFLSPDPVNRPYEPHGLNAYTYSANNPATFSDPNGLRECQDRCAPGEDWVGGPNATVHHIDTWAEAEQKRKRGSAAGKSPAGKARSASKGRPGVQGAGKAEKPAVPSAKEVLKKVFADTPDGDIVRSFGICQSFGGFFGTLLGGTGSCLVVTPTDWGMTIGYGGGFAAPGIGSDASVSFMWSNAEKLEHFDGTDMEVSLSGGEGIIGGVSHSWSVGTGGGKPTRTSTGHRVWASQASVGLGFESTTLGPIPALPISVGWRLVQGTVLRLGTIGPVKEGASAGVLRHTAPQ